In Brevibacterium zhoupengii, the following are encoded in one genomic region:
- a CDS encoding DUF3145 domain-containing protein, producing the protein MTQGVLFVHSAPRALCPHIEWAAGGAIGAQARFDWTPQPAAPGLVRAEVCWRAPAGSGARIASALRGWDSLRYEVTEEPSVGVDGGRWSHTPELGIYHAVTDSAGNILVPEDRIRSVMERASGDPIKLSTEMALALGEAWDEELDAFRHAGEGAPVRWLTKVG; encoded by the coding sequence ATGACACAGGGCGTACTATTCGTCCACTCAGCACCTCGCGCGCTTTGCCCGCATATTGAATGGGCAGCGGGCGGGGCAATCGGTGCACAGGCACGCTTCGACTGGACACCCCAGCCGGCAGCGCCAGGTCTTGTGCGCGCCGAAGTCTGCTGGCGTGCGCCAGCAGGTTCTGGTGCTCGCATCGCATCCGCACTTCGCGGATGGGACTCACTGCGCTATGAGGTGACCGAGGAGCCATCTGTCGGAGTCGACGGAGGCCGTTGGAGTCATACTCCGGAGCTCGGCATCTACCACGCGGTCACCGACTCTGCCGGCAATATTCTGGTTCCCGAAGATCGCATCCGCTCCGTCATGGAACGCGCCTCCGGCGATCCGATCAAACTTTCCACTGAGATGGCGCTGGCCCTGGGCGAAGCCTGGGACGAGGAGCTTGATGCCTTCCGCCACGCTGGCGAGGGCGCACCAGTGCGCTGGCTGACAAAGGTCGGCTGA
- a CDS encoding beta-ketoacyl-[acyl-carrier-protein] synthase family protein — MTPKVVVTGIGAVTPLGATADATWQAILAGKSGVHTMDNDWSEKYGLAVDFAAQVDPQVVPENLKRVQAKRLDPSSQFALISAREAMADAGLEETDPDRTAVSWATGIGGVWTLLDAWDTLQEEGPRRVMPLTVPMLMPNGPAAAIGMEFKARAGVQTMVSACASSTESLGHAYDVVASGHADIVIAGGSEAAIHPITIASFNSMQALSRRTDSPETASRPYDIGRDGFVMGEGAGTLILETEEHAKARGAKIYAEVSSWGISNDAYHITGGEPGGQYALRAMQSALDNAELSPADVKHVNAHATSTPVGDIPESLAISQLLGSHVGDALVSATKSMTGHLLGGTGAVESILTVKALETRTAPPTINIEEVDPDVVGINIVRDTPAELPAGDIAAISNSFGFGGHNAVVAFKSV; from the coding sequence ATGACACCTAAAGTTGTCGTCACCGGGATTGGTGCGGTAACCCCATTGGGCGCGACGGCCGATGCCACGTGGCAAGCCATACTGGCCGGCAAGTCCGGCGTCCACACAATGGACAATGATTGGTCCGAGAAGTACGGCCTCGCCGTCGACTTCGCAGCACAGGTCGACCCACAGGTCGTGCCCGAGAATCTCAAGCGCGTCCAGGCCAAACGCCTCGACCCCTCCTCCCAATTCGCACTGATCTCCGCCCGAGAGGCCATGGCCGACGCCGGCCTCGAGGAAACCGACCCGGACCGCACCGCAGTCTCCTGGGCGACCGGAATCGGCGGAGTCTGGACACTCCTCGACGCCTGGGACACGCTCCAGGAAGAGGGACCGCGCCGGGTCATGCCTCTGACCGTGCCGATGCTCATGCCCAACGGGCCAGCAGCAGCCATCGGCATGGAGTTCAAGGCCCGTGCCGGTGTGCAGACTATGGTCTCCGCATGCGCCTCTTCGACCGAGAGCCTGGGCCACGCCTATGACGTTGTGGCCTCCGGTCACGCCGATATCGTCATCGCTGGTGGCTCCGAAGCCGCGATTCACCCGATCACGATCGCTTCATTCAACTCGATGCAGGCACTCTCACGTCGCACAGATTCCCCCGAGACGGCATCACGCCCATATGACATCGGTCGCGATGGGTTCGTCATGGGTGAGGGTGCAGGCACTCTCATCCTGGAGACCGAAGAGCATGCCAAGGCTCGCGGCGCGAAGATCTACGCCGAGGTCTCCAGCTGGGGCATCTCAAACGACGCTTACCACATCACCGGTGGCGAACCCGGCGGTCAGTACGCACTGCGTGCGATGCAGAGTGCACTGGACAATGCGGAGCTCAGCCCCGCAGACGTCAAGCACGTCAATGCCCACGCCACGTCGACGCCGGTGGGCGACATCCCGGAATCCCTGGCAATCAGTCAGCTGTTGGGCTCTCACGTCGGAGATGCTCTCGTCAGTGCGACCAAGTCGATGACCGGTCACCTGCTCGGCGGAACGGGTGCAGTGGAATCGATCCTCACGGTCAAGGCTTTGGAGACTCGCACTGCTCCCCCGACGATCAATATCGAGGAAGTCGACCCGGACGTCGTGGGCATCAACATTGTTCGCGACACTCCAGCAGAACTTCCCGCCGGAGACATTGCGGCGATCTCGAACTCGTTCGGCTTCGGCGGCCACAATGCCGTCGTCGCCTTCAAGTCGGTGTGA
- a CDS encoding acyl carrier protein → MAFTEAEVLAGLAEIVNEETGLAVEAVEANKSFTDDLDIDSISMMTIVVNAEKKFGVKIPDDDVKDLVTVQDAVDYINKAQEA, encoded by the coding sequence ATGGCATTCACCGAAGCTGAAGTCCTCGCTGGACTGGCAGAGATCGTCAACGAAGAAACCGGTTTGGCTGTGGAAGCAGTCGAGGCCAACAAGTCCTTCACCGATGACCTCGACATCGACTCCATCTCGATGATGACCATCGTCGTCAACGCTGAGAAGAAGTTCGGCGTGAAGATTCCGGATGACGACGTCAAAGACCTCGTCACCGTCCAGGACGCTGTTGACTACATCAACAAGGCTCAAGAGGCCTGA
- a CDS encoding beta-ketoacyl-ACP synthase III, with product MPTLKTAETGSFSKIMGIGAYRAENLVTNDDIAGPINSSDEWIRQRTGIITRRRASKDVGVLDMCEEAALEAIASSGLKPEDIGGIIIATVTFEYFTPSAAAALTDRLGTGHIPAWDISAACAGYCYGIGQADALVRSGAMDNILVIGAEKLSEVIDPEDRSISFILGDGAGAVVVSSSDEPGISKTVWGSKGENWSTIRMTESLYDVRDDRETPFPTLRQDGPTVFRWAVWDGAEVAKEALAESGIEASDLAAFIPHQANMRIIDELAKQLKLPESVVIARDIADNGNTSSASIPLATERLLREQPELSGGLALQIGFGAGLVFGAQVIRLP from the coding sequence ATGCCAACACTGAAGACCGCAGAAACCGGAAGCTTCTCCAAGATCATGGGCATCGGCGCCTACCGCGCCGAGAACCTCGTCACCAACGACGACATCGCCGGACCCATCAACTCCTCCGATGAATGGATCCGCCAGCGCACCGGCATCATCACCCGCAGACGTGCCAGCAAAGATGTCGGCGTCCTCGATATGTGCGAGGAAGCCGCACTTGAGGCCATCGCATCTTCTGGCCTGAAACCCGAGGACATCGGCGGCATCATCATCGCCACCGTGACCTTCGAGTACTTCACGCCTTCGGCAGCCGCGGCACTGACCGATCGCCTCGGAACCGGCCATATTCCGGCCTGGGACATCAGCGCCGCCTGCGCCGGCTACTGCTACGGCATCGGACAGGCCGACGCTCTGGTCCGCTCCGGGGCCATGGACAACATCCTGGTCATCGGCGCCGAGAAGCTCTCCGAGGTCATCGACCCGGAGGACCGTTCGATCTCCTTCATCCTCGGTGACGGAGCCGGCGCAGTCGTCGTCTCGTCCTCCGACGAGCCGGGCATTTCGAAGACCGTCTGGGGTTCGAAGGGCGAGAACTGGTCGACGATCCGCATGACCGAGTCCCTCTATGACGTCCGCGATGACCGCGAGACCCCATTCCCGACTCTTCGACAGGACGGACCGACCGTCTTCCGCTGGGCAGTCTGGGACGGCGCCGAGGTGGCCAAGGAAGCGCTTGCCGAATCCGGCATCGAAGCCTCCGACCTGGCTGCGTTCATCCCCCACCAGGCGAACATGCGCATCATCGACGAACTGGCCAAGCAGCTCAAACTGCCCGAGTCAGTCGTCATCGCTCGAGATATCGCTGACAACGGCAACACCTCTTCGGCCTCGATTCCCTTGGCCACCGAGCGTCTGCTGCGCGAACAGCCAGAACTCAGCGGAGGATTGGCACTCCAGATCGGCTTCGGAGCCGGTCTGGTCTTCGGCGCGCAAGTGATCCGTCTCCCTTAA
- a CDS encoding ACP S-malonyltransferase codes for MLAITCPGQGAQKSGFLSSFLELDAFAAQIDELSSASGIDLRLHGTESDDETIKDTALAQPLLVASAIACAAELGVKADYVAGHSVGEIAAAQIAGIFTATDAMRFVSVRGAGMASAAAHTPTGMSAVVGGDPEDVLAAIEAAGASPANVNGGGQTVAAGSKESLDKLAENPPEKARVIALPVAGAFHTDFMAPATAELAATASALEISDPGPKILSNSDGTVVENGQDYVGRLVKQVTNPVRWDLCQETLLNAGITGMIELVPGGTLTGIARRAMKGVETFAIKSAADLDGAREFAAAHA; via the coding sequence GTGCTAGCAATCACCTGCCCGGGCCAAGGTGCCCAGAAGTCGGGCTTTCTGAGTTCCTTCCTGGAACTTGATGCGTTCGCCGCACAGATCGACGAACTCTCCTCCGCATCCGGGATCGACCTGCGCCTGCACGGAACCGAATCCGATGACGAGACCATCAAGGACACAGCCCTGGCGCAGCCGCTGCTCGTCGCGTCAGCAATCGCGTGCGCAGCCGAACTCGGAGTCAAGGCCGACTATGTCGCCGGACACTCAGTCGGTGAGATCGCGGCAGCACAGATCGCTGGGATCTTCACAGCGACTGATGCCATGCGATTCGTCTCCGTCCGTGGTGCTGGCATGGCATCCGCCGCCGCCCATACACCAACGGGAATGTCAGCCGTCGTCGGCGGCGACCCCGAGGACGTTCTGGCCGCGATTGAAGCTGCCGGGGCAAGCCCGGCCAATGTCAACGGCGGCGGGCAGACCGTGGCAGCAGGATCGAAGGAGAGCCTCGACAAGCTGGCCGAGAACCCTCCGGAGAAGGCGCGTGTCATCGCCTTGCCTGTGGCCGGTGCCTTCCACACCGATTTCATGGCTCCAGCGACCGCTGAACTGGCCGCCACCGCCTCGGCGCTGGAGATTTCCGACCCGGGCCCGAAGATCCTCAGCAACTCCGACGGCACCGTCGTCGAGAATGGACAGGACTACGTCGGCCGTCTCGTCAAGCAGGTCACCAACCCGGTCCGCTGGGACCTGTGCCAGGAGACCCTGCTGAACGCGGGCATCACCGGAATGATCGAACTCGTCCCCGGTGGAACTCTCACCGGCATTGCACGACGCGCCATGAAGGGCGTGGAGACATTCGCCATCAAGTCCGCCGCGGACCTCGACGGAGCGCGCGAGTTCGCCGCGGCCCACGCCTGA
- a CDS encoding PucR family transcriptional regulator, with amino-acid sequence MTTDAETLRRRAETARRLRAGVGVLSTVTLQRLEARLPWYRSMSPSDRSWVGLLAQSGISSFIDWYRKPDTDLRVVSEIFKSAPRDLIRAISLQQTLQLLKVVVEVVEERVPDIARAVEQPALREAVLVYSREIAFAAADVYARAAEARGSWDARLEAMVVDALVRGDSVEELASRTAAFGWQSEGPVSVLVGRAPQRSAKRGLDVIRRKARKWADDALVGIHDNRLLIVLGGATELDTAVEDLSDCFGPSEVIVGPSVPSLAEAATSAKAAIMALKAATARPDSPRPVRAEELLPERALAGDAVALGELISRYYEPLTSGTGQLLKTVSAYVEFGSSLEATAKALSVHPNTVRYRLRKITSAISLDPTVSRDAFVIHIALVYGRLSDAGLLSNTDKTH; translated from the coding sequence ATGACAACTGACGCCGAGACGCTCCGGCGCCGCGCTGAGACGGCACGTCGTCTCCGGGCCGGAGTGGGAGTTCTTTCCACTGTGACCCTGCAGAGACTCGAAGCTCGGCTTCCCTGGTACCGCAGCATGTCACCCTCCGATCGTTCCTGGGTCGGACTGTTGGCACAGTCTGGCATCTCCTCCTTCATCGACTGGTATCGCAAACCCGATACGGATCTGCGGGTCGTCAGCGAGATCTTCAAGTCCGCGCCCCGCGACCTCATCCGTGCCATCAGCCTGCAGCAGACGCTTCAGCTGCTCAAGGTTGTCGTCGAAGTCGTCGAGGAACGGGTACCCGACATAGCGCGAGCGGTCGAACAGCCAGCCCTACGGGAGGCCGTTCTCGTCTACTCCCGTGAGATCGCTTTCGCCGCGGCAGACGTCTATGCCCGAGCCGCCGAGGCCAGGGGCAGCTGGGACGCCCGCCTGGAGGCCATGGTCGTCGATGCTCTGGTCCGCGGTGACTCCGTGGAGGAGTTGGCCAGCCGTACGGCAGCCTTCGGTTGGCAGTCTGAAGGACCTGTCAGTGTGCTCGTCGGACGGGCCCCGCAGCGGTCGGCCAAACGCGGCCTCGACGTCATCCGCCGCAAGGCTCGCAAATGGGCCGATGATGCCCTCGTCGGCATTCACGACAACCGACTGCTCATCGTCCTCGGCGGTGCCACCGAACTCGACACCGCCGTTGAGGACCTCTCCGATTGCTTCGGACCCTCCGAGGTCATCGTCGGTCCCAGCGTTCCATCCCTGGCCGAGGCCGCCACCTCGGCGAAGGCAGCGATCATGGCACTGAAGGCAGCCACCGCCCGTCCCGACTCCCCGCGCCCGGTCAGGGCCGAGGAACTTCTCCCCGAACGCGCGCTGGCCGGGGACGCCGTCGCCCTGGGAGAGCTCATCAGCCGCTACTACGAACCCTTGACCTCGGGGACGGGACAGCTGCTCAAAACAGTCAGTGCCTACGTCGAATTCGGTTCGTCCTTGGAGGCCACGGCCAAGGCACTATCCGTCCACCCGAATACGGTGAGATACCGACTGCGGAAGATCACCTCGGCGATCTCACTCGACCCCACCGTCTCCCGCGACGCCTTCGTCATCCACATCGCATTGGTCTACGGGCGACTGTCAGATGCCGGGCTATTGTCGAACACCGACAAAACACACTGA